In Sporichthya polymorpha DSM 43042, a genomic segment contains:
- a CDS encoding nuclear transport factor 2 family protein has protein sequence MSDDRLAFLNDYADRWMSAWNSHDTQRVLDITHPEIVWDDRTFWPDVVRGRDELRTYTDAIWEAMPDVRFAERQRFFSADGRQGVVFYRQTGSAPPKLGGSGRYESGGCDIFLRFQDGLLAEYRAAYDIVRMLEQMGSIPPRGTKRGGAYVLSLAQGAWRSTQTAS, from the coding sequence GTGAGCGACGACCGGTTGGCGTTCCTGAACGACTACGCGGACCGGTGGATGTCCGCGTGGAACTCCCACGACACCCAGCGGGTGCTCGACATCACGCACCCCGAGATCGTGTGGGACGACCGCACGTTCTGGCCCGATGTCGTCCGCGGCCGTGACGAGTTGCGGACGTACACCGACGCGATCTGGGAGGCGATGCCCGACGTCCGGTTCGCCGAACGACAGCGCTTCTTCTCCGCCGACGGCCGGCAGGGGGTGGTGTTCTACCGACAGACCGGCAGCGCGCCGCCGAAGCTCGGTGGCTCCGGGCGGTACGAGAGCGGTGGCTGCGACATCTTCCTGCGCTTCCAGGACGGGTTGCTCGCCGAGTACCGGGCCGCGTACGACATCGTGCGCATGCTGGAGCAGATGGGCTCGATTCCCCCGCGCGGGACGAAGCGCGGGGGAGCCTACGTGCTCTCGCTGGCTCAGGGGGCGTGGCGCTCGACCCAGACTGCGAGCTGA
- a CDS encoding LuxR C-terminal-related transcriptional regulator, producing the protein MDTDLWHEIRDRHAGGSAIKAIARDLGIARNTVRRALACDSPPVRSARAATGSIADRFEPLILAELATDPDLTVSEIAARIGWTRSATVLKDRVRALRPVANRLDGAEAPVPHGLPIDLTTFVGREPEISGVCAALRSGRLVTLTGPGGVGKTRVATRAAAEAAPWFANGVHLIELAALREERLLAQTLVDGLGLADRGGTVDPLCALAEYVREKQMLLVLDNCEHLRETAAELVTSMLHESPGLRVLTTSRQALGVPGERIVAVPPLPLPELGPGATGPESAAVELFCDRAAAVVPDFALTPKNRADVVALCRQLDGLPLAIELAAARLRVLSLRDLLARLEGHLGLLADRGRATDERHRTIEATMAWSFDLCSPAEQALWSRAAVFAGSFDLDAAIKVCADDQLPPDSVLDHVAALVDKSILLSEDSEGSVRFRMLETVRQFGLQQLTEDQLRCLRSRHCRWYADLTARLAREWFGPDQSLWRSRMRREHANLRTAAEFGVAEPSCGDTALRLLGVPWFLWAVPFSLIEHRHWLDRLLAATDPDSAGRAPALATAGIVAALQGDHESAQARLDEADRALARRPDPVWATFTEHVRGMSTFFRGDLDSALTLLASVADRYRTTGAPASMPAALAVHLGLLHLMRGELDDADAALDPAYEQCVAHGELWFRSYVMDTRGFVALARNDLATAARCAKEALALNEGFDDTIGLSLSLDLLAWTEASDGQSERAAVLLGSASAMWRSFGHQLYGSSDWQARREEYERRARIDLGAPAYEMAHRHGASLNRGEVLRYALHRVRPARLPATVSVLTPRELEVARYVARGASNREIADALVLSPRTVEGHIGRILTKLDFTSRIQLAVWVERHAP; encoded by the coding sequence GTGGACACCGACCTCTGGCACGAAATCCGGGACCGCCACGCGGGCGGTTCGGCGATCAAGGCGATCGCGCGCGACCTCGGCATCGCTCGCAACACGGTCCGGCGGGCGCTGGCGTGCGACTCGCCCCCGGTGCGGTCGGCGCGGGCGGCGACCGGCTCGATCGCGGACCGGTTCGAGCCGCTGATCCTCGCCGAACTCGCGACCGACCCTGATCTGACGGTCAGTGAGATCGCCGCGCGCATCGGCTGGACGCGCTCGGCCACGGTGCTGAAGGACCGGGTGCGCGCCCTGCGGCCCGTCGCGAATCGACTCGACGGCGCCGAGGCACCCGTGCCGCACGGTCTGCCGATCGATCTCACGACGTTCGTGGGACGCGAACCGGAGATCTCCGGGGTCTGCGCCGCGCTCCGCTCCGGCCGGCTGGTGACGCTCACCGGCCCGGGCGGCGTGGGCAAGACCCGGGTCGCGACCCGCGCGGCGGCCGAGGCGGCGCCCTGGTTCGCCAACGGAGTACACCTGATCGAACTCGCCGCACTGCGGGAGGAGCGACTCCTCGCGCAGACGCTCGTCGACGGTCTCGGGCTCGCCGACCGGGGCGGGACGGTCGACCCGCTGTGCGCGCTGGCCGAGTACGTGCGCGAGAAGCAGATGCTGCTCGTCCTCGACAACTGCGAGCACCTGCGGGAGACCGCCGCGGAACTCGTGACGTCGATGCTCCACGAGTCCCCCGGCCTGCGGGTGCTCACCACCAGCCGGCAGGCGCTGGGCGTCCCCGGCGAGCGCATCGTCGCGGTGCCCCCGCTCCCGCTCCCGGAGCTCGGTCCGGGTGCGACCGGGCCCGAGTCCGCGGCCGTCGAGCTGTTCTGCGACCGCGCCGCCGCGGTCGTACCCGACTTCGCGCTCACGCCGAAGAACCGGGCGGACGTGGTCGCGCTGTGCCGGCAGCTGGACGGGCTCCCGCTGGCGATCGAGTTGGCGGCCGCCCGGCTCCGGGTGCTCTCGCTGCGGGACCTGCTGGCCCGCCTCGAAGGGCACCTGGGCCTGCTGGCCGACCGGGGCCGCGCCACGGACGAGCGGCACCGGACGATCGAGGCCACGATGGCCTGGAGCTTCGACCTGTGTTCCCCGGCCGAGCAGGCGCTGTGGTCGCGGGCCGCGGTCTTCGCCGGCTCGTTCGACCTGGACGCGGCGATCAAGGTCTGCGCCGACGACCAGCTGCCGCCGGACTCCGTCCTCGATCACGTCGCCGCGCTGGTCGACAAGTCGATTCTGCTCTCCGAGGATTCCGAGGGCAGCGTCCGGTTCCGGATGCTGGAGACCGTGCGCCAGTTCGGCCTCCAGCAGTTGACGGAGGATCAGCTCCGCTGCCTACGCAGCCGGCACTGCCGGTGGTACGCCGACCTGACCGCGCGGCTGGCCCGGGAGTGGTTCGGACCCGACCAGTCGCTCTGGCGGAGCCGGATGCGCCGCGAGCACGCCAACCTGCGCACGGCGGCCGAGTTCGGCGTGGCCGAACCGAGCTGTGGCGACACCGCCCTGCGCCTGCTCGGTGTCCCCTGGTTCCTCTGGGCCGTGCCCTTCTCGCTCATCGAGCACCGGCACTGGCTCGACCGACTGCTGGCGGCGACCGACCCCGACTCGGCGGGGCGGGCACCGGCCCTGGCGACCGCGGGCATCGTCGCGGCCCTCCAGGGTGACCACGAGTCCGCCCAGGCCCGGCTCGACGAGGCCGACCGCGCGCTGGCCCGGCGTCCGGACCCGGTCTGGGCCACGTTCACCGAGCACGTCCGCGGTATGTCCACGTTCTTCCGGGGCGACCTCGACTCGGCCCTCACCCTGCTGGCGTCCGTCGCCGACCGCTACCGGACCACCGGCGCGCCGGCCTCGATGCCCGCCGCCCTCGCCGTGCACCTCGGCCTGCTGCACCTGATGCGGGGAGAACTCGACGACGCCGACGCCGCCCTGGATCCCGCGTACGAGCAGTGCGTCGCGCACGGCGAGCTGTGGTTCCGGTCCTACGTCATGGACACGCGCGGTTTCGTCGCGCTGGCCCGCAACGACCTGGCGACCGCCGCCCGCTGCGCCAAGGAGGCCCTCGCGCTCAACGAGGGTTTCGACGACACCATCGGCCTCAGCCTCAGCCTCGACCTCCTCGCCTGGACCGAGGCGTCCGACGGTCAGTCGGAGCGCGCGGCGGTCCTGCTCGGTTCGGCGTCCGCGATGTGGCGGTCGTTCGGCCATCAGCTGTACGGGTCGTCCGACTGGCAGGCCCGTCGCGAGGAGTACGAGCGGCGGGCCCGGATCGACCTCGGCGCCCCGGCCTACGAGATGGCGCACCGGCACGGCGCGAGCCTCAACCGCGGGGAGGTGCTGCGCTACGCCCTCCACCGCGTCCGGCCGGCCCGGCTGCCCGCCACGGTCAGCGTCCTGACCCCACGGGAACTCGAGGTGGCGCGCTACGTCGCCCGTGGGGCCTCGAACCGTGAGATCGCGGACGCCCTGGTGCTCTCGCCGCGGACCGTGGAGGGTCACATCGGCCGGATCCTGACCAAGCTGGACTTCACCAGCCGGATTCAGCTCGCAGTCTGGGTCGAGCGCCACGCCCCCTGA
- a CDS encoding ABC transporter ATP-binding protein, with product MTRSQHARTAMPDLRVEELTVRFGGLTAVGNLSLHARAGTITALIGPNGAGKTTTFNACTGVVKASTGRVWLGEQRLDRMPTPARAAAGLGRTFQRMELFDSMTVVQNVSMGPEAVFSSRRPWGQFFAPSSERREIARRAREAISRCGLENVATRRVRDLSTGQRRLVELARAIASPFRFLLLDEPSSGLDVHETEEFGAVLTRHVAETGIGVLLVEHDMALIADVSTDVYVLDFGRRIWSGPTSEAMTSEVVRAAYLGGEVAEEVLADA from the coding sequence ATGACCAGATCGCAGCACGCGCGGACGGCCATGCCGGACCTGCGCGTCGAAGAACTGACGGTCCGCTTCGGTGGCCTCACGGCCGTCGGGAACCTGTCGCTGCATGCCCGGGCGGGCACGATCACCGCCCTGATCGGGCCGAACGGCGCCGGGAAGACCACGACCTTCAACGCGTGCACCGGCGTCGTCAAGGCCTCGACGGGCCGGGTCTGGCTGGGCGAGCAGCGCCTGGACCGGATGCCCACGCCCGCGCGGGCCGCGGCGGGGCTGGGACGCACGTTCCAGCGCATGGAGCTCTTCGACTCCATGACGGTCGTTCAGAACGTCTCGATGGGTCCGGAAGCGGTGTTCTCCTCGCGGCGCCCGTGGGGTCAGTTCTTCGCGCCCTCCTCCGAACGTCGCGAGATCGCCCGGCGCGCCCGGGAGGCGATCTCCCGGTGCGGGCTGGAGAACGTCGCCACCCGGCGCGTGCGTGACCTGTCCACCGGGCAACGCCGCCTCGTGGAGCTGGCCCGGGCCATCGCGAGCCCGTTCCGGTTCCTGCTCCTCGACGAGCCGTCCTCGGGCCTGGACGTGCACGAGACCGAGGAGTTCGGTGCGGTCCTGACCCGGCACGTGGCCGAGACCGGTATCGGCGTGCTGCTCGTCGAACACGACATGGCGCTGATCGCCGACGTCAGCACGGACGTCTACGTCCTGGACTTCGGCCGGCGGATCTGGTCCGGACCGACGTCGGAGGCCATGACCTCCGAGGTCGTGCGCGCGGCCTATCTCGGTGGCGAGGTCGCGGAGGAGGTGCTCGCCGATGCTTGA
- a CDS encoding ABC transporter substrate-binding protein codes for MRGRLGVAALVLGVFAAGSGCGSQASDAEIAEALRGPALAAGTGAVAAAPGTTTTTTTGTEAGAAGAASLPGQAPADGAGPSAAVPGQSGSASTASAGSGGPGKAAAGTAGAAGAKAPGVANKSPIKIGTLGPYSGVLGALCAPAAAALRTWVSWKNANGGVNGHPIELIVGDDNADPTTGMTLAKRMVEQDKILAIVGDVIILNYDQIQEYMESKNIPMIGSMGTLQSMFTAPNQFTVSSYAGDAMDAVMSRWVKEGADKLGIAYCLEVSIICSALSEDMKKTSIGKNIVGTYQVSLVAPSYTSVCLQMKQAGVQGAAMFMDTAGAARLVKDCATQGFTPKWTILGLDATPEYPGIPALKDVVIPGATFPPVDLGKPAIKEYLQGMAAYAPGVGYSGMGSYAWSAGQMFAHAGRSFSDNPTSQELFESLWKVRNEDLGGLIGPVSYVKGKGTITKPCTFIWGVDNGKFTAPNGLKQTCSSSSVLPNQ; via the coding sequence TTGCGAGGGCGTCTCGGCGTCGCCGCCCTGGTTCTCGGGGTGTTCGCCGCCGGCTCGGGTTGCGGGTCGCAGGCCTCCGACGCGGAGATCGCGGAAGCCCTGCGCGGCCCGGCCCTCGCGGCGGGAACCGGCGCGGTGGCCGCCGCGCCGGGCACCACGACCACGACCACCACGGGGACCGAGGCGGGCGCCGCGGGTGCCGCCTCGCTGCCCGGCCAGGCGCCGGCCGACGGGGCCGGTCCGAGTGCGGCCGTCCCCGGTCAGAGCGGATCGGCGTCGACCGCCTCCGCCGGTTCCGGCGGTCCCGGCAAGGCCGCCGCGGGCACCGCCGGTGCCGCCGGGGCGAAGGCTCCCGGCGTCGCCAACAAGTCCCCGATCAAGATCGGCACGCTCGGCCCGTACTCGGGAGTGCTGGGAGCGCTGTGCGCGCCGGCCGCCGCCGCGCTGCGGACGTGGGTGTCGTGGAAGAACGCGAACGGTGGCGTCAACGGCCACCCGATCGAGCTGATCGTCGGCGACGACAACGCCGACCCGACGACCGGTATGACGCTGGCCAAGCGGATGGTCGAGCAGGACAAGATTCTCGCCATCGTCGGCGACGTCATCATCCTGAATTACGACCAGATTCAGGAGTACATGGAGTCGAAGAACATCCCCATGATCGGCTCGATGGGGACGCTCCAATCGATGTTCACGGCTCCCAACCAGTTCACGGTCTCGTCCTACGCCGGTGACGCGATGGACGCCGTGATGAGCCGATGGGTGAAGGAAGGCGCCGACAAACTCGGCATCGCCTACTGCCTCGAGGTCAGCATCATCTGCTCGGCCCTGAGCGAGGACATGAAGAAGACCTCGATCGGCAAGAACATCGTCGGCACCTATCAGGTCTCGCTCGTCGCGCCCAGTTACACGAGTGTCTGCCTGCAGATGAAACAGGCCGGTGTCCAAGGCGCGGCCATGTTCATGGACACCGCCGGCGCCGCCCGGTTGGTCAAGGACTGCGCGACCCAGGGCTTCACGCCGAAGTGGACGATCCTAGGCCTCGACGCGACGCCCGAGTACCCCGGCATCCCGGCGCTCAAGGACGTCGTGATCCCGGGCGCCACCTTCCCGCCGGTGGATCTCGGTAAGCCCGCGATCAAGGAGTACCTGCAGGGCATGGCGGCCTACGCGCCGGGCGTCGGCTACAGCGGCATGGGCAGCTACGCCTGGTCCGCGGGTCAGATGTTCGCCCACGCGGGCCGCAGCTTCTCGGACAACCCGACGTCGCAGGAGTTGTTCGAGTCGCTCTGGAAGGTCCGCAACGAGGACCTCGGCGGTCTGATCGGGCCGGTCTCCTACGTCAAGGGCAAGGGCACGATCACCAAGCCCTGCACCTTCATCTGGGGCGTGGACAACGGCAAGTTCACCGCACCCAACGGGCTGAAGCAGACCTGCTCGTCCAGCTCGGTGCTCCCGAACCAGTGA
- a CDS encoding LLM class flavin-dependent oxidoreductase produces the protein MVQFGVYYDFRRDPNRVGQTFEQRYQEVLDQVDLLRDWGYESIWLTEHHCTDDGYLPSPLPMIGALSQRAPGLHYGTDLAVAPFGHPLRLAEDAATVAMLTEGRFTLGLGGGYVQREFDAFGVNPRNRPSLVTETVEILRRAFTGETFSYDGRRFQLKDAKVTPVPTTPPRIGLGGMAPAAIDRAIALGDGFMGAWPSNLEEYAAGLARAGMAPTDGVIEGMPVWLVIADDPEREWARVGDHALYMMNTYADWGAFPSRFNHRDELLGGGLWQCVEGTRAIEEIVGLVEQFPQIQDLHFFGFLPGEPSASANERLEYISAKILPELRSRLAPAEEKA, from the coding sequence ATGGTGCAGTTCGGCGTGTACTACGACTTCCGGCGCGACCCCAACCGGGTCGGCCAAACGTTCGAGCAGCGGTACCAGGAGGTGCTCGATCAGGTCGACCTGCTGCGGGACTGGGGGTACGAGTCGATCTGGCTGACGGAGCATCACTGCACCGACGACGGTTACCTTCCCTCGCCGTTGCCGATGATCGGTGCGCTGTCCCAGCGGGCGCCTGGCTTGCACTACGGGACGGACCTCGCGGTCGCGCCGTTCGGGCACCCGCTCCGGCTCGCCGAGGACGCCGCCACCGTCGCGATGCTCACCGAGGGGCGATTCACCCTCGGCCTCGGCGGCGGGTACGTCCAGCGGGAGTTCGACGCCTTCGGGGTCAACCCGCGGAACCGGCCCAGCCTCGTGACCGAGACGGTGGAGATCCTGCGTCGGGCCTTCACCGGTGAGACCTTCTCCTACGACGGCCGCCGGTTCCAGCTCAAGGACGCCAAGGTGACGCCGGTGCCAACGACTCCGCCGCGCATCGGCCTGGGCGGGATGGCGCCGGCCGCCATCGACCGGGCGATCGCGCTCGGCGACGGGTTCATGGGGGCGTGGCCCTCCAACCTCGAGGAGTACGCGGCCGGTCTCGCCCGAGCCGGGATGGCGCCGACCGACGGAGTGATCGAGGGGATGCCGGTCTGGCTGGTCATCGCGGACGACCCCGAACGCGAGTGGGCCCGGGTCGGGGACCACGCGCTCTACATGATGAACACCTACGCGGACTGGGGCGCCTTCCCCTCCCGCTTCAACCACCGGGACGAGCTGCTGGGAGGCGGACTCTGGCAGTGCGTCGAGGGCACCAGGGCGATCGAGGAGATCGTGGGGCTCGTCGAGCAGTTCCCCCAGATCCAGGACCTGCACTTCTTCGGGTTCCTGCCGGGCGAACCGAGCGCGAGCGCCAACGAACGGCTGGAGTACATCAGCGCCAAGATCCTGCCGGAGCTGCGGAGCCGGCTCGCCCCCGCGGAGGAGAAGGCGTGA
- a CDS encoding ABC transporter permease: MNATLTTLKTEGLTSTVRKLGYTGWWIAGTVLCVLLGAPIVAARNLEPYVLTGISDGAIYSLAALGLVLTFKTSGIFNFAIGAQAAASAYVFYSFRMDAGLPWPIAFVLALVLVGLGGAFLLERMAFWLEEAPAIMKVVATIGLIVLLQSLLTGIYGTPTLQFPPFLSQKQVDIGGTTVLASQILVTVLALAATIALSLFFRRSRVGAAMQALVDDPELLASQGTSPATIRRYAWAIGSCFVSMSGMLIAPVLGIDINLMLLLYITAFGAAALGAFDNLPVTFIAAIGIGIATNVLSIELAAVDSSFVNRLYTQVPFIALVAALLFVPKARLIERGGKRVRKLPPIAQFSPRVTVVLAVATTVGFLAVPHLVPSVDLNQFTVGVGFAVVLVSLALLLWSSGQISLCHMAFAAIGAAAFSHAQQSGVPWLWCLLIAALAALPAGALVAIPSFRLSGVYLAVATFAFGLLAQNLLYPSGWMFGLDDHEPIVRPDLGLFDTQDDQGFYYLALAIAGLMVALVLGVRRSRLGRILQALADSPAALDAHGVRTKVTRMSVFCLSAVIAAVGGVIIGGANSGAGGNASGPFGYFNSLALITVLVFCGRRPVLGPILAAFLFAVIKIYPPMDSQFLTDYRGVFFGLFALAVALWPGIRMPALPQRGAQRANRSPAATRWEESRTAARTPDAGSETDGGKVLVGTR; the protein is encoded by the coding sequence GTGAACGCGACGCTGACCACCCTGAAGACCGAGGGCCTGACCTCCACGGTCCGCAAGCTCGGCTACACCGGTTGGTGGATCGCCGGTACGGTCCTCTGCGTCCTGCTGGGCGCCCCGATCGTCGCCGCGCGGAATCTGGAACCGTACGTGCTCACCGGGATCTCCGACGGCGCGATCTACTCCCTGGCGGCCCTCGGGCTGGTCCTGACCTTCAAGACGTCGGGGATCTTCAACTTCGCCATCGGCGCCCAGGCCGCCGCGTCGGCCTACGTCTTCTACTCCTTCCGCATGGACGCCGGCCTGCCCTGGCCGATCGCTTTCGTCCTGGCCCTGGTCCTCGTCGGGCTCGGTGGCGCCTTCCTCCTCGAGCGCATGGCCTTCTGGCTCGAAGAGGCGCCGGCGATCATGAAGGTCGTCGCCACGATCGGTCTGATCGTGCTGCTGCAGTCCCTGCTCACCGGCATCTACGGCACGCCCACGCTGCAGTTCCCGCCGTTCCTGTCGCAGAAGCAGGTCGACATCGGCGGAACCACGGTCCTGGCGTCCCAGATTCTCGTCACCGTCCTCGCACTCGCCGCCACCATCGCGCTGTCGCTGTTCTTCCGTCGCAGCCGCGTCGGCGCCGCCATGCAGGCCCTGGTGGACGACCCGGAGCTGCTGGCCTCGCAGGGCACGAGCCCGGCCACGATCCGCCGCTACGCCTGGGCGATCGGCTCCTGCTTCGTGTCGATGTCGGGCATGCTGATCGCCCCGGTGCTCGGTATCGACATCAACCTGATGCTGCTGCTGTACATCACCGCGTTCGGCGCAGCCGCGCTCGGTGCCTTCGACAACCTGCCGGTCACCTTCATCGCGGCGATCGGGATCGGCATCGCGACCAACGTGCTCTCGATCGAGCTCGCCGCCGTGGACAGCAGCTTCGTGAACCGCCTGTACACGCAGGTGCCGTTCATCGCGCTGGTTGCGGCGCTGCTGTTCGTGCCCAAGGCGCGCCTGATCGAACGGGGCGGGAAGCGGGTGCGCAAGCTGCCCCCGATCGCGCAGTTCTCACCCCGCGTCACCGTCGTTCTCGCGGTCGCCACGACCGTCGGGTTCCTCGCTGTGCCGCATCTGGTTCCCTCGGTGGACCTGAACCAGTTCACGGTCGGTGTCGGTTTCGCGGTCGTCCTGGTCTCGCTCGCGCTCCTGCTGTGGTCCTCAGGCCAGATCTCCCTGTGCCACATGGCATTCGCGGCCATCGGCGCCGCGGCGTTCTCCCACGCACAGCAGAGCGGCGTGCCGTGGCTGTGGTGCCTGCTGATCGCCGCGCTGGCCGCGCTGCCGGCGGGTGCGCTGGTGGCGATCCCGTCCTTCCGTCTCTCGGGCGTCTATCTCGCCGTCGCCACCTTCGCGTTCGGTCTGCTCGCGCAGAACCTGCTGTACCCGTCGGGCTGGATGTTCGGCCTCGACGACCACGAGCCGATCGTCCGGCCCGACCTGGGTCTGTTCGACACCCAGGACGACCAGGGCTTCTACTACCTGGCCCTCGCGATCGCCGGATTGATGGTCGCCCTCGTGCTCGGGGTCCGCCGGTCGCGCCTGGGGCGCATCCTGCAGGCGCTGGCCGACTCGCCCGCGGCGCTGGACGCCCACGGCGTGCGGACGAAGGTCACGCGAATGTCGGTGTTCTGCCTGTCCGCGGTCATCGCCGCGGTCGGCGGGGTGATCATCGGCGGCGCCAACTCCGGCGCCGGCGGCAACGCCTCCGGTCCGTTCGGGTACTTCAACTCCCTCGCGCTGATCACCGTCCTGGTGTTCTGCGGGCGGCGCCCGGTCCTCGGCCCGATCCTCGCCGCGTTCCTGTTCGCGGTCATCAAGATCTACCCGCCGATGGACTCGCAGTTTCTGACGGACTACCGCGGCGTCTTCTTCGGTCTGTTCGCCCTCGCGGTGGCGCTCTGGCCGGGGATCCGTATGCCGGCGCTGCCGCAGCGGGGTGCCCAGCGGGCGAACCGCTCGCCGGCCGCCACCCGCTGGGAGGAGTCCCGGACCGCGGCGCGTACGCCGGACGCGGGCTCGGAGACCGACGGAGGAAAGGTCCTGGTGGGAACACGATGA
- a CDS encoding acyl-CoA dehydrogenase family protein, with translation MTATMEPKTRQDHLERARRVAEVVEIEANDIEDQATITKPVYDALVEERLFWMLVPEELNGEGLSLVQSLEVIEELSRADGSTGWAFMANSLSTSLAAGFLADDGAREIFGDRELPGITAGMILPTGKGKRVDGGYLVTGNYQFASGSAHASWIGAGFVVHDADGNPETGDDGQPVVRTAFVPRDKVEFRGNWNVWGLVGTGSYDYGLTEVFIPERHAFNTFSTTPVRPEPVYRFGLVGIGVGGHAPVALGIARRALDEIVMVATVKGRLGYPTVVGDSDLFRLEFARAEALYRAARAYVYEVYREAEDWINEGNAVTELQMARLRQAITWVQEVAATVTNFAHRWGGSQSFRNPTALGRATRDAAIATQHLLVDPMTMVDAAGPIMTTYGQGRVR, from the coding sequence ATGACCGCGACCATGGAACCGAAGACCCGTCAGGATCACCTCGAGCGCGCCCGCCGCGTCGCCGAGGTCGTCGAGATCGAAGCCAACGACATCGAGGACCAGGCCACCATCACCAAGCCCGTCTACGACGCGCTGGTGGAGGAGCGCCTGTTCTGGATGCTGGTGCCCGAGGAGCTCAACGGGGAGGGCCTGTCGCTGGTGCAGAGCCTCGAGGTGATCGAGGAGCTGTCCCGCGCCGACGGCTCGACCGGCTGGGCCTTCATGGCCAACAGCCTGAGCACCTCGCTCGCGGCCGGCTTCCTCGCCGACGACGGCGCCCGCGAGATCTTCGGGGACCGCGAGCTGCCGGGCATCACCGCCGGCATGATCCTGCCGACCGGGAAGGGCAAGCGCGTCGACGGCGGTTACCTGGTGACCGGCAACTACCAGTTCGCGAGCGGCTCGGCCCACGCCTCGTGGATCGGCGCCGGCTTCGTCGTTCACGATGCCGACGGCAACCCGGAGACCGGCGACGACGGCCAGCCGGTGGTCCGGACCGCCTTCGTCCCGCGGGACAAGGTGGAGTTCCGGGGCAACTGGAACGTCTGGGGCCTGGTCGGCACGGGGTCCTACGACTACGGCCTGACCGAGGTCTTCATCCCGGAGCGGCACGCCTTCAACACGTTCTCGACCACCCCGGTCCGGCCGGAGCCGGTCTACCGGTTCGGGCTCGTCGGCATCGGTGTCGGCGGCCACGCCCCGGTCGCGCTCGGCATCGCGCGCCGGGCGCTCGACGAGATCGTCATGGTCGCGACGGTGAAGGGTCGCCTCGGCTACCCGACCGTCGTCGGCGACTCCGACCTGTTCCGGCTGGAGTTCGCCAGGGCGGAGGCGCTGTACCGCGCCGCCCGGGCGTACGTCTACGAGGTCTACCGCGAGGCCGAGGACTGGATCAACGAGGGCAACGCCGTGACGGAGCTTCAGATGGCGCGGCTCCGCCAGGCGATCACCTGGGTCCAGGAGGTGGCCGCGACCGTGACGAACTTCGCGCACCGCTGGGGCGGCAGCCAGTCCTTCCGCAACCCGACCGCGCTCGGCCGCGCCACCCGCGACGCCGCGATCGCGACCCAGCACCTGCTCGTCGACCCGATGACGATGGTCGACGCCGCCGGTCCGATCATGACGACGTACGGCCAGGGGCGCGTCCGCTGA
- a CDS encoding ABC transporter ATP-binding protein, whose translation MLELQNVSAGYDTGLVLRNVTLKVPTGSVVALLGANGAGKTTLLRTASGQLRPTAGRVVLDGADLTGKPSERFARHGLCHVPEGRGVFPSLSVADNIRLQAPRGVDRRTALDIAVTAFPRLGERLDQRAGTMSGGEQQMLAIARAYVANPKVVLLDEVSMGLAPKIVEEIFDRLRHLASTGLALLIVEQYVAQALDLADYVYILDRGRLSYVGEPTEISEETIAHSYLGGLAS comes from the coding sequence ATGCTTGAGCTGCAGAACGTCTCCGCCGGCTACGACACCGGACTGGTGCTGCGCAACGTCACCCTCAAGGTGCCGACCGGGTCCGTCGTCGCCCTGCTCGGGGCCAACGGTGCCGGCAAGACCACCCTCCTGCGCACGGCGTCCGGGCAGTTGCGGCCGACCGCGGGCCGGGTGGTGCTCGACGGCGCCGACCTGACCGGCAAACCCTCCGAGCGGTTCGCCCGGCACGGCCTGTGTCACGTCCCCGAGGGGCGCGGGGTGTTCCCCTCGCTCAGCGTGGCCGACAACATCCGGCTGCAGGCCCCGCGCGGGGTCGACCGGCGCACCGCTTTGGACATCGCGGTCACCGCGTTCCCGCGCCTCGGCGAGCGGCTCGACCAGCGTGCGGGCACCATGTCCGGCGGCGAGCAGCAGATGCTCGCGATCGCCCGCGCCTACGTCGCCAACCCGAAGGTCGTCCTCCTCGACGAGGTCTCGATGGGTCTCGCGCCCAAGATCGTCGAGGAGATCTTCGACCGCCTCCGGCACCTCGCGAGCACCGGCCTGGCGCTGCTCATCGTCGAGCAGTACGTCGCGCAGGCCCTCGACCTCGCCGACTACGTCTACATCCTCGACCGGGGCCGCCTGAGCTACGTCGGCGAACCCACCGAAATCAGCGAAGAAACCATCGCGCACTCATACCTCGGAGGCCTCGCATCATGA